The Mangifera indica cultivar Alphonso chromosome 8, CATAS_Mindica_2.1, whole genome shotgun sequence genome has a window encoding:
- the LOC123224252 gene encoding wax ester synthase/diacylglycerol acyltransferase 11-like isoform X3: MKHFLPYSFGTVMESAKGASLRRRRKQLQAIETKSSFNGEIDSSSETREEEPLSPAARLFHEPTFNVYIIAIMGCKTRIYPEVIKANLEHTLLKHPRFSSLQVGDREMKWVRTKVDLEKHVIVPEINPDMDSPDKFVEDYVYNLSKTGIVKSQPLWDLHLLNVVTSDSEAVGIVRIHHSLGDGTSLMSLLAACTRQINHPEALPTIPVMKKRRIQHNTTFYGVFWSLVVWFWSVFQLILNSMVDVLMFTATALFLKDTENPLKGPPGLEFTPRRFVHRTVSLDDFKLVKNEMNTTINDVALGITQAGLSRFMNRIYGGGKKDEEPTQMKNNLPKHIRLRSALLINLRPSSGIKAFADMMKDTKAKWGNWIGYVLLPFNIAIRDDPLDYVREAKATVDRKKHSLEAIFTFSIAEMVLKLFGSKFSIPQDSLSHDNVFLKFSWTPGGNWLLWPSNDLHCCKFLWSASRTDDQLSKLF, from the exons ATGAAGCATTTTCTG CCATATAGCTTCGGGACAGTGATGGAGTCGGCAAAAGGTGCAAGTCTGAGGAGACGGAGAAAGCAATTACAAGCCATTGAAACGAAGAGCTCATTCAACGGAGAGATTGACAGCAGCAGCGAAACAAGAGAAGAAGAGCCATTGAGTCCGGCAGCTCGATTGTTTCATGAACCAACTTTCAATGTTTACATCATAGCCATTATGGGCTGTAAGACTCGTATCTACCCTGAAGTAATCAAAGCCAACTTGGAGCACACTTTGCTTAAACACCCTCGCTTCTCTAGTTTGCAG GTGGGTGACAGAGAGATGAAATGGGTTCGCACAAAGGTTGACCTAGAAAAGCATGTTATAGTTCCAGAGATAAACCCAGACATGGACTCACCAGACAAGTTTGTTGAAGATTATGTTTACAATCTAAGCAAAACTGGAATTGTAAAATCCCAGCCCCTTTGGGATCTCCACCTCTTGAACGTTGTGACCTCAGACTCCGAGGCTGTTGGCATTGTCAGGATCCATCACTCTCTTGGCGATGGCACTTCTCTCATGTCTCTTCTTGCTGCTTGTACTCGCCAAATCAATCATCCCGAGGCTTTGCCCACAATTCCAGTGATGAAGAAAAGGAGAATTCAACACAATACCACGTTTTATGGAGTGTTTTGGAGTCTCGTTGTCTGGTTTTGGTCGGTTTTCCAGCTAATTTTAAATAGTATGGTGGATGTTCTTATGTTTACGGCAACAGCATTATTCTTGAAGGATACAGAGAATCCTCTGAAAGGTCCACCGGGCTTGGAATTTACTCCACGGCGATTTGTCCATCGTACTGTTAGTTTGGATGATTTCAAGCTAGTGAAGAATGAAATGAACACT ACAATTAACGATGTTGCCCTGGGAATCACACAGGCTGGTTTATCACGATTTATGAATAGAATATATG GTGGCGGTAAGAAAGATGAGGAACCAACCcagatgaaaaataatcttCCAAAGCATATTAGGCTCCGATCAGCTCTGCTAATTAACCTAAGACCTTCTTCAGGTATTAAG GCGTTTGCTGATATGATGAAGGACACTAAAGCAAAGTGGGGCAACTGGATTGGCTATGTccttcttcctttcaatattgcAATAAGAGATGATCCATTAGATTATGTCCGCGAAGCCAAGGCCACAGTTGACAGAAAGAAGCATTCTCTTGAAGCTATATTTACTTTCTCCATTGCTGAGATGGTTCTCAAGCTTTTTG GCAGCAAGTTCTCTATCCCACAAGATTCTCTCTCGCACGACAATGTCTTTCTCAAATTTAGTTGGACCCCTGGAGGAAATTGGCTACTATGGCCATCCAATGACTTACATTGCTGCAAGTTCTTATGGTCTGCCTCAC GCACTGATGATCAACTTTCAAAGCTATTTTGA
- the LOC123224252 gene encoding wax ester synthase/diacylglycerol acyltransferase 11-like isoform X2, with protein MKHFLPYSFGTVMESAKGASLRRRRKQLQAIETKSSFNGEIDSSSETREEEPLSPAARLFHEPTFNVYIIAIMGCKTRIYPEVIKANLEHTLLKHPRFSSLQVGDREMKWVRTKVDLEKHVIVPEINPDMDSPDKFVEDYVYNLSKTGIVKSQPLWDLHLLNVVTSDSEAVGIVRIHHSLGDGTSLMSLLAACTRQINHPEALPTIPVMKKRRIQHNTTFYGVFWSLVVWFWSVFQLILNSMVDVLMFTATALFLKDTENPLKGPPGLEFTPRRFVHRTVSLDDFKLVKNEMNTTINDVALGITQAGLSRFMNRIYGGGKKDEEPTQMKNNLPKHIRLRSALLINLRPSSGIKDTKAKWGNWIGYVLLPFNIAIRDDPLDYVREAKATVDRKKHSLEAIFTFSIAEMVLKLFGIKAASSLSHKILSRTTMSFSNLVGPLEEIGYYGHPMTYIAASSYGLPHALMINFQSYFDKMTIALSVDEDTIPNPHQLCDDIVESLKLIKDAILAEVPIKNNQGD; from the exons ATGAAGCATTTTCTG CCATATAGCTTCGGGACAGTGATGGAGTCGGCAAAAGGTGCAAGTCTGAGGAGACGGAGAAAGCAATTACAAGCCATTGAAACGAAGAGCTCATTCAACGGAGAGATTGACAGCAGCAGCGAAACAAGAGAAGAAGAGCCATTGAGTCCGGCAGCTCGATTGTTTCATGAACCAACTTTCAATGTTTACATCATAGCCATTATGGGCTGTAAGACTCGTATCTACCCTGAAGTAATCAAAGCCAACTTGGAGCACACTTTGCTTAAACACCCTCGCTTCTCTAGTTTGCAG GTGGGTGACAGAGAGATGAAATGGGTTCGCACAAAGGTTGACCTAGAAAAGCATGTTATAGTTCCAGAGATAAACCCAGACATGGACTCACCAGACAAGTTTGTTGAAGATTATGTTTACAATCTAAGCAAAACTGGAATTGTAAAATCCCAGCCCCTTTGGGATCTCCACCTCTTGAACGTTGTGACCTCAGACTCCGAGGCTGTTGGCATTGTCAGGATCCATCACTCTCTTGGCGATGGCACTTCTCTCATGTCTCTTCTTGCTGCTTGTACTCGCCAAATCAATCATCCCGAGGCTTTGCCCACAATTCCAGTGATGAAGAAAAGGAGAATTCAACACAATACCACGTTTTATGGAGTGTTTTGGAGTCTCGTTGTCTGGTTTTGGTCGGTTTTCCAGCTAATTTTAAATAGTATGGTGGATGTTCTTATGTTTACGGCAACAGCATTATTCTTGAAGGATACAGAGAATCCTCTGAAAGGTCCACCGGGCTTGGAATTTACTCCACGGCGATTTGTCCATCGTACTGTTAGTTTGGATGATTTCAAGCTAGTGAAGAATGAAATGAACACT ACAATTAACGATGTTGCCCTGGGAATCACACAGGCTGGTTTATCACGATTTATGAATAGAATATATG GTGGCGGTAAGAAAGATGAGGAACCAACCcagatgaaaaataatcttCCAAAGCATATTAGGCTCCGATCAGCTCTGCTAATTAACCTAAGACCTTCTTCAGGTATTAAG GACACTAAAGCAAAGTGGGGCAACTGGATTGGCTATGTccttcttcctttcaatattgcAATAAGAGATGATCCATTAGATTATGTCCGCGAAGCCAAGGCCACAGTTGACAGAAAGAAGCATTCTCTTGAAGCTATATTTACTTTCTCCATTGCTGAGATGGTTCTCAAGCTTTTTGGTATTAAG GCAGCAAGTTCTCTATCCCACAAGATTCTCTCTCGCACGACAATGTCTTTCTCAAATTTAGTTGGACCCCTGGAGGAAATTGGCTACTATGGCCATCCAATGACTTACATTGCTGCAAGTTCTTATGGTCTGCCTCAC GCACTGATGATCAACTTTCAAAGCTATTTTGACAAAATGACGATCGCTTTATCAGTGGATGAAGACACAATCCCTAATCCTCATCAGTTGTGTGATGATATTGTGGAATCACTCAAACTCATCAAGGATGCTATTTTGGCAGAAGTGCCTATCAAGAATAATCAAGGTGATTAG
- the LOC123224252 gene encoding wax ester synthase/diacylglycerol acyltransferase 11-like isoform X1, whose product MKHFLPYSFGTVMESAKGASLRRRRKQLQAIETKSSFNGEIDSSSETREEEPLSPAARLFHEPTFNVYIIAIMGCKTRIYPEVIKANLEHTLLKHPRFSSLQVGDREMKWVRTKVDLEKHVIVPEINPDMDSPDKFVEDYVYNLSKTGIVKSQPLWDLHLLNVVTSDSEAVGIVRIHHSLGDGTSLMSLLAACTRQINHPEALPTIPVMKKRRIQHNTTFYGVFWSLVVWFWSVFQLILNSMVDVLMFTATALFLKDTENPLKGPPGLEFTPRRFVHRTVSLDDFKLVKNEMNTTINDVALGITQAGLSRFMNRIYGGGKKDEEPTQMKNNLPKHIRLRSALLINLRPSSGIKAFADMMKDTKAKWGNWIGYVLLPFNIAIRDDPLDYVREAKATVDRKKHSLEAIFTFSIAEMVLKLFGIKAASSLSHKILSRTTMSFSNLVGPLEEIGYYGHPMTYIAASSYGLPHALMINFQSYFDKMTIALSVDEDTIPNPHQLCDDIVESLKLIKDAILAEVPIKNNQGD is encoded by the exons ATGAAGCATTTTCTG CCATATAGCTTCGGGACAGTGATGGAGTCGGCAAAAGGTGCAAGTCTGAGGAGACGGAGAAAGCAATTACAAGCCATTGAAACGAAGAGCTCATTCAACGGAGAGATTGACAGCAGCAGCGAAACAAGAGAAGAAGAGCCATTGAGTCCGGCAGCTCGATTGTTTCATGAACCAACTTTCAATGTTTACATCATAGCCATTATGGGCTGTAAGACTCGTATCTACCCTGAAGTAATCAAAGCCAACTTGGAGCACACTTTGCTTAAACACCCTCGCTTCTCTAGTTTGCAG GTGGGTGACAGAGAGATGAAATGGGTTCGCACAAAGGTTGACCTAGAAAAGCATGTTATAGTTCCAGAGATAAACCCAGACATGGACTCACCAGACAAGTTTGTTGAAGATTATGTTTACAATCTAAGCAAAACTGGAATTGTAAAATCCCAGCCCCTTTGGGATCTCCACCTCTTGAACGTTGTGACCTCAGACTCCGAGGCTGTTGGCATTGTCAGGATCCATCACTCTCTTGGCGATGGCACTTCTCTCATGTCTCTTCTTGCTGCTTGTACTCGCCAAATCAATCATCCCGAGGCTTTGCCCACAATTCCAGTGATGAAGAAAAGGAGAATTCAACACAATACCACGTTTTATGGAGTGTTTTGGAGTCTCGTTGTCTGGTTTTGGTCGGTTTTCCAGCTAATTTTAAATAGTATGGTGGATGTTCTTATGTTTACGGCAACAGCATTATTCTTGAAGGATACAGAGAATCCTCTGAAAGGTCCACCGGGCTTGGAATTTACTCCACGGCGATTTGTCCATCGTACTGTTAGTTTGGATGATTTCAAGCTAGTGAAGAATGAAATGAACACT ACAATTAACGATGTTGCCCTGGGAATCACACAGGCTGGTTTATCACGATTTATGAATAGAATATATG GTGGCGGTAAGAAAGATGAGGAACCAACCcagatgaaaaataatcttCCAAAGCATATTAGGCTCCGATCAGCTCTGCTAATTAACCTAAGACCTTCTTCAGGTATTAAG GCGTTTGCTGATATGATGAAGGACACTAAAGCAAAGTGGGGCAACTGGATTGGCTATGTccttcttcctttcaatattgcAATAAGAGATGATCCATTAGATTATGTCCGCGAAGCCAAGGCCACAGTTGACAGAAAGAAGCATTCTCTTGAAGCTATATTTACTTTCTCCATTGCTGAGATGGTTCTCAAGCTTTTTGGTATTAAG GCAGCAAGTTCTCTATCCCACAAGATTCTCTCTCGCACGACAATGTCTTTCTCAAATTTAGTTGGACCCCTGGAGGAAATTGGCTACTATGGCCATCCAATGACTTACATTGCTGCAAGTTCTTATGGTCTGCCTCAC GCACTGATGATCAACTTTCAAAGCTATTTTGACAAAATGACGATCGCTTTATCAGTGGATGAAGACACAATCCCTAATCCTCATCAGTTGTGTGATGATATTGTGGAATCACTCAAACTCATCAAGGATGCTATTTTGGCAGAAGTGCCTATCAAGAATAATCAAGGTGATTAG
- the LOC123224150 gene encoding aspartyl protease family protein 2-like: MLLACPCNPFFTLSLFLTLSSMEGKAKKILHFSFFTVLFFSTVTSTSNYLQSHTLVLNSLPNPSTFSWPQSDYRSDLNDLTQTNGESSLSLDLHHLDALVSITKDLESLSFNGTQTSESLFKLRLQRDILRVKTLNKILESAARSPPSNSTAASGRGGFSSSVVSGLAQGSGEYFTRIGVGTPPKYIFMVLDTGSDVPWLQCAPCRKCYSQTDPIFDPRKSSSFSKVPCGSPTCRRLENAGCSTKTQTCLYQVSYGDGSFTRGDFGTETLTFRGSRVGQVALGCGHDNQGLFVGAAGLMGLGRGRLSFPTQTSRRFNGKFSYCLVDRSTSSKPSSMIFGDAAVSRTARFTPLITNPMLDTFYYVELLGISVGGARVPGIVPSLFKLDEAGNGGVIIDSGTSVTRLTRSAYIRFRDAFRVGASGLKRGTGFSLFDTCFDLSGMKEVKVPTVVLHFRGADMSLPANNYLIPVDSSGTFCFAFAGTMNKLSIIGNIQQQGFRVVYDLAGSRVGFAPRGCA, from the coding sequence atgttACTCGCATGCCCCTGCAATCCCTTCTTCACTCTCTCCCTGTTTCTCACACTCTCTTCAATGGAAGGAAAAGCTAAAAAAATCCTTCACTTTTCCTTCTTCACCGTTCTGTTCTTCTCCACCGTCACCTCCACCTCAAACTATCTCCAGTCCCACACCCTTGTTCTCAACTCTCTCCCTAACCCATCCACTTTCTCATGGCCCCAATCTGACTACCGGTCAGATCTAAATGACCTGACCCAAACCAATGGAGAATCCTCTCTCTCCCTAGACTTACACCATCTCGATGCTTTAGTGTCAATCACCAAAGACCTAGAGTCTTTATCATTTAATGGAACTCAAACCTCTGAGAGTCTTTTCAAACTTCGCCTCCAACGCGACATCTTGCGTGTcaaaaccttgaacaaaatCCTTGAATCTGCCGCACGTTCTCCCCCAAGTAACAGCACTGCTGCAAGTGGGAGAGGAGGGTTCAGCAGCTCCGTCGTATCGGGACTTGCACAGGGAAGCGGTGAGTACTTCACTCGCATCGGCGTGGGCACACCTCCCAAGTACATTTTCATGGTCCTAGACACCGGAAGTGACGTCCCTTGGCTCCAGTGCGCCCCCTGTAGGAAATGTTATTCTCAAACCGACCCGATATTCGACCCGCGTAAGTCCAGCTCATTTTCGAAAGTACCGTGTGGTTCCCCCACGTGTCGCCGACTTGAAAATGCCGGATGTTCCACCAAAACGCAGACGTGTCTCTACCAAGTGTCTTATGGTGATGGTTCTTTCACGAGAGGTGATTTCGGCACTGAAACGCTGACGTTTCGCGGGAGCAGAGTTGGTCAAGTGGCGCTAGGTTGTGGACACGACAATCAAGGTCTCTTTGTTGGTGCTGCAGGTTTAATGGGACTCGGTCGTGGGAGGTTGTCTTTTCCTACACAAACCAGTCGCCGGTTCAACGGAAAGTTCTCGTATTGTTTGGTTGATCGCTCAACTTCTTCTAAGCCGTCCTCTATGATTTTCGGCGATGCGGCTGTTTCAAGAACCGCCCGGTTTACTCCGCTAATCACAAACCCCATGCTTGATACTTTTTACTACGTTGAACTTCTCGGGATTAGTGTTGGCGGTGCACGTGTCCCTGGCATAGTTCCTTCTCTGTTCAAACTCGACGAAGCTGGTAACGGTGGAGTCATCATTGATTCGGGCACATCAGTGACCCGTTTGACTCGATCCGCATACATCAGATTTCGTGACGCTTTCCGAGTCGGAGCGTCGGGCTTGAAGCGTGGAACAGGCTTTTCGTTGTTTGACACGTGTTTTGATTTGTCGGGAATGAAAGAAGTGAAAGTGCCCACTGTGGTTTTGCATTTTAGAGGAGCTGATATGTCATTACCGGCGAATAATTACCTGATTCCGGTGGATTCTTCTGGGACTTTCTGCTTTGCCTTCGCCGGAACTATGAATAAGTTGTCAATTATAGGGAATATCCAGCAACAGGGATTCCGGGTTGTGTATGATTTGGCGGGTTCCAGGGTCGGGTTTGCACCGCGTGGCTGCGCTTGA
- the LOC123222697 gene encoding cytochrome P450 703A2 gives MDLATFSSIFLFASTVAIVVQRCFSRRRLHKIKRLPPGPPRWPIFGNLLQLGQLPHRDLASFCDKYGPLVYIRLGSIDAITTNDPDVIREILLQQDEIFASRPRTLAAVHLAYGCGDVALAPLGPNWKRMRRICMENLLTTKRLESFAKHRAVEAQHLVQDVFARAQTGKAVNLREVLGAFSMNNVTRMLLGKQYFGSGSAGPDEAMEFMHITHELFRLLGLIYLGDYLPIWRWVDPYGCEKKMREVEKQVDDFHTKIIEEHRNARKEKINLAKSEDGEIDFVDILLSLPGENGKQHMEDVEIKALIQDMIAAATDTSAVTNEWAMAEVIKHPRVLRKIQEELDSIVGRDRMVNEADLAHLNYLRCVVRETFRMHPAGPFLIPHESLRATTINGYYIPAKTRVFINTHGLGRNTKIWTDIEEFRPERHWLADGSRVEISHGADFKILPFSAGKRKCPGAPLGVTLVLMALARLFHCFDWSPPEGLKHEDIDTNEVYGMTMPKAKALMAIAKPRLAGHKYR, from the exons ATGGACTTAGCTACATTTTCTTCAATCTTTCTCTTCGCTTCAACCGTCGCAATCGTCGTACAACGCTGCTTCAGCCGAAGGAGACTGCATAAGATCAAAAGGCTTCCTCCAGGCCCACCCCGATGGCCCATATTTGGCAACCTTCTTCAGTTGGGCCAATTGCCTCACCGAGATCTTGCTTCTTTCTGTGATAAATATGGACCATTGGTTTACATTCGCCTTGGTAGCATTGACGCCATCACTACCAATGACCCCGACGTCATACGCGAGATTCTCCTCCAGCAAGACGAAATATTTGCCTCCAGGCCACGGACACTTGCAGCTGTCCATCTAGCGTATGGCTGCGGTGATGTGGCTTTGGCCCCATTAGGCCCAAATTGGAAGAGAATGAGGAGAATTTGCATGGAGAACCTATTAACAACAAAGAGGCTTGAGTCGTTTGCGAAGCACAGAGCTGTTGAAGCCCAACATCTTGTTCAAGATGTTTTTGCCCGGGCTCAAACTGGGAAGGCTGTGAACTTGAGGGAAGTATTGGGTGCCTTCTCAATGAACAACGTGACGAGGATGTTGCTGGGAAAACAATACTTCGGAAGCGGATCAGCAGGCCCCGATGAAGCCATGGAGTTCATGCATATAACACACGAGTTGTTTAGGCTTTTGGGTTTGATATATTTGGGCGATTATTTACCAATTTGGAGATGGGTGGATCCGTATGGATGCGAGAAGAAAATGAGGGAAGTTGAGAAGCAAGTCGACGATTTTCACACCAAGATTATTGAAGAACACAGGAATGCAAGGAAGGAGAAGATAAATTTAGCTAAAAGTGAAGATGGTGAGATTGATTTCGTCGATATTTTACTGTCTTTGCCTGGTGAAAATGGGAAACAACACATGGAGGACGTGGAAATTAAAGCTTTAATTCAG GACATGATAGCCGCTGCAACTGATACTTCAGCTGTGACCAACGAATGGGCAATGGCGGAAGTAATTAAGCACCCACGTGTCCTCCGTAAGATCCAGGAGGAGCTTGATTCTATTGTGGGTCGTGATCGAATGGTCAATGAAGCTGATCTGGCCCACCTCAACTACTTACGCTGTGTGGTACGCGAAACATTTCGCATGCATCCAGCTGGGCCTTTCCTCATCCCGCATGAATCTCTACGCGCCACAACAATCAACGGCTACTATATTCCAGCTAAGACACGTGTCTTCATCAACACTCATGGGCTGGGAAGGAACACCAAGATATGGACCGATATCGAAGAGTTTCGGCCCGAAAGACATTGGCTGGCTGATGGAAGCCGAGTGGAAATAAGCCATGGAGCTGATTTTAAAATACTTCCGTTTAGTGCTGGGAAGAGAAAGTGTCCTGGCGCGCCACTCGGTGTAACGTTAGTGCTAATGGCTTTGGCTCGACTCTTTCACTGTTTTGATTGGAGCCCGCCGGAGGGTTTAAAGCACGAAGATATTGATACCAACGAGGTGTACGGGATGACCATGCCAAAAGCCAAAGCGTTGATGGCTATTGCCAAGCCGCGCTTGGCAGGCCACAAGTACCGCTGA